Proteins encoded together in one Catellatospora citrea window:
- a CDS encoding RHS repeat domain-containing protein yields MRAIPIVLSLVLSGLGAGPSPVAAAPAGTAATSVAGTVAPSGRPEPDQTAQHALRTAPVVTWPEPGSAEVTVPGAPTGQAARSASAEPPLVRAGDLPVWVGGATAGKVRVQLLDQAASVRAGASGPLLRASSSDGAPVTVRVGYAGFARAFGGDYAGRLTITGADHRPVPGVRNDTGTATVTATVASGAVVAVTGGPGGNTGDFRPTSLAPSATWQVGVESGDFTWSYPIETPAVPGPRPQISLGYSSGRVDGRVAATNNQASWAGEGFDYQPGYIERSYKPCAEDGQPGSGDLCWVSQNATVVLPGLVSELVRDDATGTWRAEQDDGWRVRQLFGAANGDDDGEYFTLTSPDGTEYVLGRDPAAKSAWTVPVFGDDTGEPCKAATFAGSWCQQAYRWTVDQVTDPHGDIMSYLYDTEVNHYGRGGVSTALTPYVRAGTLNRIDYGKRTGGTAAARVEFGTAERCVSGPGCAQTNGPDWPETPLDLACAATAVTCPVLSPTFWSTRRLASITTRVHTGGDYRDVDRWTLGHSYLDPGDGGSSAALWLSSITRTGLAGTPLTTPPVRFVGQQLENRVDAVEGNPPMNRFRLTRIDNETGGQISIAYAAKECTRAALPVADLNTQRCFPAYWMPVGSTVPVLDYMHKYVVDTVTQTDLVAGAAASTVRYQYLGGAAWAHDNAELVPDLRKTWGQFRGFQRVRVVTGTAGDPAGPQGVVEQLFLRGMDDDLKADGTRRDVRVTDSQGVQIEDRPHYRGFGRETTVYNGSSVVSTTIATPKMLARTASRTRASGPLEAWLVDQQSEVTRTPLAGGGTRVTRTDYGYDGYGMLLTTSDLGDLGTTADDTCATNTYVRNTDAWIVDRIGRTETVGVPCGQPVSYPGDLVSDERTYFDDPVAAWGTPPTKGDEVKTEAAASWSSGAPVYQVLSRRTADQHGRTLDAYDALGGLTRTAYTPAAGGPVTAVTITNPKGHVSVTTYEPRRGTPLTRTSAAGGVTATAHDALGRLVSVWLPGRATSANANLAYSYSGTAATPSVVTTRQLQGTGTGTYRTGYEIFDGFLRARQTQQPAGASGGRVLTDTFYDSQGRVSGTHRPYPNSAAASPSLFVVADPAALAARTRTEYDGAGRVTAQILSSLNAELYRSTTAYGGDWEAVTPPAGETATRRRTDAQGRVVELRQYQSGTPTGAYDTTSYTYTRSGLPATMTDPAGNTIRHSYDLLGRETSTELPDTGTTIRTFDAAGNVLTSTDARGRTVALTYDALGRQTARHADSVTGTKLAEWTYDTATNGTGLPAASIRYRGGTAYTSAVTAYDSRGRVTSSAVTIPPGEPDVAGLAGTYVSGYTYTEADQVLTRSVPAAGTLAAETLRYAYNSVGQLTGAVGYATTTYNEYGEVARTVYGTSPRQLTQDTVHDTATRRIAQVTVKTTGASPVTVADLGYRYDAAGNVTRLTDAATGDTQCLRYDHLRRVTDAWTATDACAQHPSTAALGTVAPYWSSYTYDQTGNRRTEVAHAATGDTTAVYTYPAAGAAQPHTLRSVAVAGPGITRTDTFTVDAAGNTTGRGVAGGEQTLNWDVEGELASVTAGSATTAFLADADGGRLLRTDADGSATLYLDGTEVRRAGATGPVTGTRYYDYAGTTVAVRVGAVLTWQFGDSNGTATAGVDATSLTVVRRFVAPFGSGRGTPVGGWAGARGFVGGTADPTGLINLGARDLDPATGRFLSADPVSDESDPQQLNAYAYANNSPVSYRDADGRRARLSTSPFWLPWSVPQPVWHKQAPVGAAFPAGQAGSGCGRPDGCAGVLAAGPRWLIEALLRPVPAAPASTGVGGENPPAGWEKRGCDGWDQCLDARPWVKLPEEPSKGYSPEVNLDYADIPPTPKDLTGLNITGPLRRRQLDVVVGVTDTIRICRNGVC; encoded by the coding sequence ATGCGCGCCATCCCCATCGTGCTGTCGCTCGTGCTGTCCGGTCTCGGGGCAGGGCCGTCGCCCGTCGCCGCGGCGCCGGCCGGGACCGCCGCCACCTCGGTGGCCGGGACGGTGGCCCCATCCGGCCGGCCGGAACCCGATCAGACCGCCCAGCACGCCCTGCGCACCGCACCCGTGGTCACCTGGCCCGAGCCGGGCAGCGCGGAGGTCACCGTGCCCGGTGCCCCGACGGGGCAGGCGGCCCGTTCGGCCTCCGCCGAGCCGCCCCTGGTCCGGGCCGGCGACCTGCCGGTCTGGGTCGGCGGCGCGACCGCCGGAAAGGTCCGGGTGCAGCTGCTCGACCAGGCAGCCTCCGTTCGCGCGGGGGCGAGCGGCCCGCTGCTCAGGGCGTCGAGCAGCGACGGCGCGCCGGTCACCGTCCGGGTCGGCTACGCCGGGTTCGCCCGTGCGTTCGGCGGCGACTACGCCGGCCGGCTGACGATCACCGGGGCCGACCACCGGCCGGTGCCCGGCGTACGCAACGACACCGGGACGGCGACCGTCACCGCGACGGTCGCCTCCGGAGCCGTCGTCGCGGTCACCGGCGGGCCGGGCGGAAACACCGGGGACTTCCGCCCCACCTCCCTGGCACCGTCGGCGACCTGGCAGGTGGGTGTCGAATCGGGTGACTTCACCTGGTCGTACCCGATCGAGACGCCGGCGGTGCCGGGGCCGCGCCCGCAGATCAGCCTCGGCTACTCCTCCGGCAGGGTCGACGGGCGGGTCGCCGCGACCAACAACCAGGCGTCCTGGGCCGGTGAGGGCTTCGACTACCAGCCCGGTTACATCGAGCGCTCGTACAAGCCGTGCGCGGAGGACGGCCAGCCCGGGTCGGGCGACCTGTGCTGGGTCAGCCAGAACGCCACCGTCGTGCTCCCGGGTCTCGTCAGCGAACTGGTCCGCGACGACGCCACCGGCACCTGGCGCGCCGAGCAGGACGACGGCTGGCGGGTGCGGCAGCTCTTCGGCGCGGCCAACGGCGACGACGACGGCGAGTACTTCACGCTGACCTCGCCCGACGGCACGGAGTACGTCCTGGGCCGCGACCCGGCCGCGAAGTCGGCGTGGACGGTGCCGGTCTTCGGCGACGACACCGGCGAGCCGTGCAAGGCGGCCACCTTCGCCGGGTCCTGGTGTCAGCAGGCCTACCGCTGGACGGTGGACCAGGTGACCGACCCGCACGGCGACATCATGTCCTACCTGTACGACACCGAGGTCAACCACTACGGCCGCGGCGGCGTCAGCACCGCCCTCACCCCCTACGTCCGGGCCGGCACGCTCAACCGGATCGACTACGGCAAGCGCACCGGCGGCACCGCCGCGGCGCGGGTCGAGTTCGGCACGGCCGAACGGTGCGTGTCCGGGCCCGGCTGCGCGCAGACGAACGGGCCGGACTGGCCCGAGACCCCACTCGACCTCGCCTGCGCCGCCACGGCGGTGACCTGTCCGGTGCTGTCGCCGACGTTCTGGTCGACCAGGCGGCTGGCGTCCATCACGACCCGCGTCCACACCGGCGGCGACTACCGGGACGTCGACAGGTGGACGCTGGGCCACAGCTACCTGGACCCCGGCGACGGCGGAAGCTCGGCCGCGCTGTGGCTGTCGTCGATCACCCGGACCGGACTCGCCGGCACGCCGCTCACCACCCCGCCGGTCCGCTTCGTCGGGCAGCAGCTGGAGAACCGGGTCGACGCCGTCGAGGGCAACCCGCCGATGAACCGGTTCCGGCTCACCCGCATCGACAACGAGACCGGCGGTCAGATCAGCATCGCGTACGCGGCGAAGGAGTGCACGCGGGCCGCGCTGCCGGTCGCGGACCTCAACACGCAGCGGTGCTTCCCGGCGTACTGGATGCCGGTCGGCTCGACCGTCCCCGTCCTGGACTACATGCACAAGTACGTCGTCGACACGGTCACCCAGACCGACCTGGTCGCCGGTGCGGCGGCCAGCACCGTCCGCTACCAGTACCTCGGCGGGGCAGCCTGGGCGCACGACAACGCCGAACTCGTCCCGGACCTGCGCAAGACCTGGGGCCAGTTCCGCGGATTCCAGCGGGTCCGGGTGGTCACCGGGACCGCCGGCGACCCCGCAGGTCCGCAGGGTGTCGTCGAACAACTCTTCCTGCGCGGCATGGACGATGACCTGAAGGCCGACGGCACCCGCCGTGACGTGCGGGTGACCGACTCGCAGGGGGTGCAGATCGAGGACCGGCCGCACTACCGGGGATTCGGCCGGGAGACGACGGTCTACAACGGATCGTCGGTCGTGTCGACCACGATCGCGACGCCGAAGATGCTCGCCAGGACCGCCAGCCGGACCCGGGCGTCCGGTCCGCTGGAGGCCTGGCTCGTGGATCAGCAGAGCGAGGTCACCCGGACCCCGCTCGCCGGCGGCGGCACCCGCGTCACGCGGACCGACTACGGCTACGACGGTTACGGCATGCTGCTGACCACGAGCGATCTCGGTGATCTCGGCACCACCGCCGACGACACGTGCGCCACGAACACCTACGTCCGCAACACCGACGCGTGGATCGTGGACCGGATCGGGCGCACCGAGACCGTGGGCGTGCCCTGCGGGCAGCCGGTCAGTTACCCAGGCGACCTCGTCTCCGACGAGCGGACCTACTTCGACGACCCGGTCGCGGCCTGGGGCACCCCGCCGACGAAGGGCGACGAGGTCAAGACCGAGGCCGCCGCCTCCTGGTCGAGCGGCGCGCCGGTGTACCAGGTGCTGTCCCGCCGCACCGCCGACCAGCACGGGCGGACGCTGGACGCCTACGACGCGCTCGGCGGCCTCACCCGCACCGCCTACACCCCGGCGGCGGGCGGACCGGTCACGGCCGTCACGATCACCAACCCGAAGGGACACGTCAGCGTCACCACCTACGAGCCGCGGCGGGGAACGCCGCTGACCCGGACGAGTGCCGCGGGCGGCGTCACCGCCACCGCCCACGACGCCCTGGGACGACTGGTGTCGGTATGGCTGCCGGGCAGGGCCACCAGCGCCAACGCGAACCTCGCCTACTCCTACAGCGGCACCGCCGCCACTCCCTCGGTGGTCACCACACGGCAGCTGCAGGGCACCGGCACGGGCACCTACCGGACCGGGTACGAGATCTTCGACGGCTTCCTACGGGCCCGGCAGACCCAGCAGCCGGCGGGCGCCTCGGGCGGCCGTGTCCTGACCGACACGTTCTACGACAGCCAGGGCCGGGTCAGCGGCACGCACCGGCCCTACCCGAACTCGGCGGCCGCGTCGCCGAGTCTGTTCGTCGTCGCCGACCCGGCCGCGCTCGCCGCGCGCACCCGCACCGAGTACGACGGCGCCGGCCGCGTCACCGCGCAGATCCTCAGCTCGCTCAACGCCGAGCTCTACCGCAGCACCACCGCCTACGGCGGTGACTGGGAGGCGGTGACTCCACCCGCGGGCGAGACCGCGACCCGGCGCCGCACTGATGCTCAGGGCCGCGTCGTCGAGCTACGCCAGTATCAGTCGGGTACGCCGACCGGCGCCTACGACACCACCAGCTACACCTACACCCGCTCGGGGCTGCCGGCCACGATGACCGATCCCGCGGGCAACACCATCCGGCACAGCTACGACCTGCTCGGCCGGGAGACGAGCACCGAGCTGCCCGACACCGGCACCACCATCCGCACCTTCGACGCCGCTGGAAATGTGCTGACCAGCACCGACGCGCGAGGACGGACGGTGGCCCTGACCTACGACGCGCTCGGCAGGCAGACCGCCCGCCACGCCGACAGCGTCACCGGCACCAAGCTGGCCGAGTGGACCTACGACACCGCGACCAACGGCACGGGACTGCCCGCCGCGTCGATCCGCTACCGCGGCGGCACGGCCTACACCAGCGCCGTCACCGCCTACGACAGCCGTGGCCGGGTCACCTCGTCGGCGGTGACGATCCCGCCGGGTGAGCCGGACGTGGCGGGCCTGGCGGGCACCTACGTGAGCGGATACACCTACACCGAAGCAGACCAGGTGCTCACGCGCAGCGTGCCGGCCGCGGGCACCCTGGCGGCGGAGACCCTGCGCTACGCCTACAACAGCGTCGGTCAGCTCACCGGCGCCGTCGGCTACGCCACGACCACCTACAACGAGTACGGCGAGGTCGCCCGGACCGTGTACGGCACCAGCCCGCGCCAGCTCACCCAGGACACGGTCCACGACACCGCCACCCGCCGGATCGCGCAGGTCACGGTCAAGACCACCGGGGCGTCGCCGGTGACGGTCGCCGACCTCGGCTACCGCTACGACGCGGCCGGCAACGTCACCCGCCTCACCGACGCCGCCACCGGTGACACGCAGTGCCTGCGCTACGACCACCTGAGGCGGGTGACCGACGCGTGGACGGCGACCGACGCCTGCGCGCAGCACCCGTCGACGGCGGCGCTGGGCACCGTGGCTCCCTATTGGAGCAGCTACACCTACGACCAGACCGGCAACCGACGCACCGAGGTGGCGCACGCGGCCACCGGCGACACCACCGCGGTCTACACCTATCCGGCGGCGGGGGCGGCGCAGCCGCACACCCTGCGATCGGTGGCGGTGGCGGGTCCGGGGATCACGCGTACCGACACGTTCACGGTGGACGCGGCGGGCAACACCACCGGCCGCGGCGTCGCGGGCGGCGAGCAGACCCTGAACTGGGACGTGGAGGGCGAGCTGGCATCGGTCACCGCAGGCTCGGCGACGACCGCCTTCCTCGCCGACGCCGACGGCGGGCGGCTGCTGCGCACCGACGCCGACGGCTCCGCCACGCTCTACCTCGACGGCACCGAGGTACGCCGGGCCGGCGCCACCGGTCCGGTCACCGGCACCCGCTACTACGACTACGCCGGGACCACCGTCGCCGTCCGGGTCGGCGCGGTGCTGACCTGGCAGTTCGGTGACAGCAACGGCACTGCCACAGCGGGGGTCGACGCGACGTCGCTGACCGTGGTCCGGCGATTCGTCGCCCCGTTCGGCAGCGGCCGGGGCACGCCGGTCGGCGGCTGGGCAGGTGCCCGCGGCTTCGTCGGCGGCACCGCGGACCCGACCGGTCTGATCAACCTCGGCGCCCGCGACCTGGACCCGGCGACGGGCCGGTTCCTGTCGGCCGACCCGGTCTCCGACGAATCCGACCCGCAGCAGCTCAACGCCTACGCCTACGCCAACAACAGCCCGGTCAGCTACCGCGACGCCGACGGCCGCCGGGCCCGGCTGAGCACCTCGCCGTTCTGGCTGCCCTGGTCGGTGCCGCAGCCGGTGTGGCACAAACAGGCACCGGTCGGCGCGGCCTTCCCGGCGGGGCAGGCCGGGTCGGGCTGCGGCCGGCCGGACGGCTGCGCCGGCGTCCTTGCGGCCGGGCCGCGCTGGCTCATCGAGGCGCTGCTGCGGCCGGTGCCCGCGGCCCCCGCGTCGACGGGGGTCGGCGGGGAGAATCCGCCCGCCGGCTGGGAGAAGCGCGGTTGTGACGGCTGGGACCAGTGCCTGGACGCCCGGCCGTGGGTGAAACTGCCCGAGGAGCCGAGCAAGGGCTACAGCCCGGAGGTCAACCTCGACTACGCCGACATCCCGCCCACCCCGAAAGACCTCACCGGGCTGAACATCACGGGGCCGCTCCGGCGCAGGCAACTGGACGTCGTCGTCGGTGTCACCGACACCATTCGGATCTGCCGCAACGGGGTGTGCTGA